In Natronoarchaeum philippinense, a single window of DNA contains:
- the dnaK gene encoding molecular chaperone DnaK encodes MASNKILGIDLGTTNSAFAVMEGGDPEIIVNSEGERTTPSIVSFTDEGERLVGKPAKNQAVQNPERTIQSIKRHMGDEDYTVEIDGEEYTPEQISAMTLQKIKHDAEEYLGDEVEKAVITVPAYFSDRQRQATKNAGEIAGFEVERIVNEPTAASMAYGLEDDQDQTVLVYDLGGGTFDVSILDLGGGVYEVVATNGDNDLGGDDWDEAIIDWLAEEFENEHGIDLREDRQALQRLKDAAEEAKIELSSRKETEINLPFITATDDGPIHLEESLTRAKFESLTSDLIERTVEPTEQALEDAGYSKDDLDEVLMVGGSTRMPQVQEQVEEMTGKEPKKNVNPDEAVALGAAIQGGVLGGEVDDLVLLDVTPLSLGIEVKGGIFERLIEKNTTIPTEESKIFTTAADNQTSVQVRVFQGEREIAQENEMLGEFHLTGIPPAPAGTPQIEVSFSIDENGIVNVQAEDKGSGNAEEITIEGGAGLSDEEIEQMQQEAAEHAEEDQQRRERIEARNAAEEAIQRANTLLEENEEAVDDALREDIEAEIDNVEAVLDDDDATKEDYEEATEGLTEALQEIGKQMYDQQGAQAGAAGGAGGMGGAAGPGGPDPTTGTDGGPEAGDGDEFVDADFEDVDESDEE; translated from the coding sequence CGAGGGCGAGCGGACGACACCCTCGATCGTCTCCTTTACCGACGAGGGCGAGCGACTGGTCGGGAAGCCGGCGAAGAATCAGGCAGTCCAGAACCCCGAGCGCACGATCCAGTCGATCAAGCGCCACATGGGCGACGAGGACTACACCGTCGAGATCGACGGCGAGGAGTACACGCCCGAGCAGATCTCGGCGATGACGCTCCAGAAGATCAAGCACGACGCCGAGGAGTATCTCGGCGACGAAGTCGAGAAAGCCGTCATCACGGTCCCCGCGTACTTCTCGGACCGACAGCGACAGGCCACGAAGAACGCCGGCGAGATCGCCGGCTTCGAGGTCGAGCGCATCGTCAACGAGCCGACCGCGGCGTCGATGGCCTACGGGCTCGAAGACGACCAAGACCAGACCGTCCTCGTGTACGACCTCGGCGGGGGGACGTTCGACGTTTCGATTCTCGACCTCGGCGGCGGCGTCTACGAGGTCGTCGCAACGAACGGCGACAACGATCTGGGCGGCGACGACTGGGACGAAGCCATCATCGACTGGCTCGCCGAGGAGTTCGAGAACGAGCACGGCATCGACCTCCGCGAGGACCGGCAGGCGCTCCAGCGACTCAAGGACGCCGCCGAGGAAGCCAAGATCGAGCTCTCCTCGCGCAAGGAGACCGAGATCAACCTCCCGTTCATCACGGCGACCGACGACGGCCCGATCCACCTCGAAGAGAGTCTCACACGCGCGAAGTTCGAGTCGCTCACCAGCGATCTGATCGAGCGCACCGTCGAGCCGACCGAGCAGGCACTCGAAGACGCCGGCTACTCCAAGGACGACCTCGACGAGGTGCTGATGGTCGGCGGCTCGACGCGGATGCCCCAGGTCCAAGAGCAGGTCGAGGAGATGACGGGCAAAGAGCCCAAGAAGAACGTCAACCCCGACGAGGCCGTCGCGCTGGGCGCGGCGATTCAGGGCGGCGTGCTCGGCGGCGAGGTCGACGACCTCGTGCTGCTCGACGTGACGCCGCTTTCGCTCGGTATCGAGGTCAAGGGTGGCATCTTCGAGCGCCTCATCGAGAAGAACACGACGATCCCGACCGAGGAGTCGAAGATCTTCACCACCGCCGCGGACAACCAGACATCGGTGCAGGTGCGCGTGTTCCAAGGCGAGCGCGAGATCGCCCAAGAGAACGAGATGCTCGGCGAGTTCCACCTGACGGGCATCCCGCCAGCCCCCGCCGGAACGCCCCAGATCGAGGTGTCCTTCAGCATCGACGAGAACGGCATCGTCAACGTGCAGGCGGAGGACAAGGGCTCGGGCAACGCCGAGGAGATCACCATCGAGGGCGGCGCCGGCCTCTCCGACGAGGAGATCGAGCAGATGCAGCAGGAAGCCGCGGAACACGCCGAAGAGGACCAGCAGCGCCGCGAGCGCATCGAGGCTCGCAACGCCGCGGAAGAAGCGATCCAGCGCGCTAACACGCTGCTCGAGGAGAACGAGGAAGCCGTCGACGACGCGCTCCGAGAGGATATCGAGGCCGAGATCGACAACGTCGAGGCCGTCCTCGACGACGACGACGCGACCAAGGAAGACTACGAAGAGGCCACCGAAGGACTCACCGAGGCGCTCCAAGAGATCGGCAAGCAGATGTACGATCAGCAGGGCGCACAGGCCGGCGCCGCGGGCGGTGCGGGCGGCATGGGCGGCGCCGCCGGTCCGGGCGGCCCGGACCCGACGACGGGCACCGACGGCGGCCCTGAGGCCGGCGACGGCGACGAGTTCGTCGACGCCGACTTCGAGGACGTCGACGAGAGCGACGAGGAGTAA
- a CDS encoding ZIP family metal transporter, which yields MVLLESLVVVFVAGLITALATGLGAIPFFFVEEFSDRWNVALWGIASGIMLTVSVFGLADEGLAYASSGFPTLLVGGLLSGVVLVEVSGRILDHTDISNGLNGELADQIDDVQTDGASHEDLAPEAKAFAEGDLKKLILILGVLTVHSFPEGVAVGVSFAELGLEGGIPILGLSVPLLAIFITVAIAIHNIPEGTAIAIPMRALGLSNWRMVGAAVFSSLPQPIGAVIAFTFVSWAEAFLPAGYGFAAGAMVYLVLTEFVPEALDAGAELPNSGRRELIAGLLAGAVAMLPIVYA from the coding sequence ATGGTTCTGCTGGAGAGTCTCGTCGTCGTATTTGTCGCCGGGTTGATCACTGCGCTGGCGACCGGCCTCGGGGCGATCCCGTTTTTCTTCGTCGAGGAGTTCAGCGACCGGTGGAACGTCGCTCTGTGGGGGATTGCGTCGGGGATCATGCTGACGGTGTCGGTGTTCGGGCTCGCCGACGAGGGGCTGGCCTACGCGTCCAGTGGGTTCCCGACGCTGCTGGTCGGCGGGCTTCTCTCGGGCGTCGTGCTCGTCGAGGTGTCCGGCCGCATTCTGGATCACACCGACATCAGTAACGGGTTGAACGGCGAGCTCGCCGATCAGATCGACGACGTGCAGACCGACGGCGCATCCCACGAGGACCTCGCGCCGGAAGCCAAGGCGTTCGCGGAGGGCGACCTGAAGAAACTGATCCTCATCCTCGGCGTCCTCACGGTCCACAGTTTCCCCGAAGGCGTCGCTGTCGGCGTCTCCTTTGCCGAGTTGGGGCTGGAGGGAGGAATCCCGATACTCGGGCTCTCGGTGCCGCTGCTGGCCATCTTCATCACTGTCGCCATCGCTATCCACAACATCCCGGAGGGGACTGCAATCGCCATTCCGATGCGCGCGCTGGGGCTTTCGAACTGGCGGATGGTCGGTGCGGCGGTATTTTCGAGTCTTCCCCAGCCCATCGGCGCGGTCATCGCCTTCACGTTCGTCTCGTGGGCCGAGGCGTTCCTGCCGGCCGGCTACGGCTTCGCCGCCGGGGCGATGGTGTATCTGGTTCTCACGGAGTTCGTTCCGGAGGCGCTCGACGCCGGAGCGGAGCTGCCGAACAGCGGGCGCCGGGAGTTGATCGCGGGCCTCCTCGCCGGTGCGGTCGCCATGCTGCCGATCGTCTACGCCTGA
- a CDS encoding nucleoside deaminase has protein sequence MSETTFDDFDHESHMRRAFELAREAAARGDRPFGSVLVRDDTIVMTDSNRVVTEDDIRRHPELHLAHRACQELSPDERAETVMYTSTEPCPMCSGGMIDAGFGRVVYSVGGDEIGEFVGENSPARSAAVLDGVTEVVGPVLNDEGRQIHRDFEW, from the coding sequence GTGTCCGAGACGACGTTCGACGATTTCGACCACGAGTCGCACATGCGTCGCGCCTTCGAACTCGCTCGTGAGGCCGCCGCCCGCGGTGATCGGCCGTTCGGGAGCGTGCTCGTCCGCGACGATACGATCGTCATGACCGACTCGAACCGGGTCGTCACCGAGGACGACATCCGCCGACATCCCGAGTTGCACCTCGCGCATCGGGCGTGTCAGGAACTCAGTCCGGACGAGCGCGCCGAGACGGTCATGTACACCAGCACCGAGCCGTGCCCGATGTGTTCGGGCGGGATGATCGACGCCGGGTTCGGACGGGTCGTCTACAGCGTCGGCGGCGACGAAATCGGGGAGTTCGTCGGGGAGAACTCGCCGGCACGGTCGGCGGCGGTTCTCGACGGCGTCACCGAGGTCGTCGGCCCCGTCTTGAACGACGAGGGACGCCAGATCCACCGCGACTTCGAGTGGTGA
- a CDS encoding ferredoxin--NADP reductase, whose protein sequence is MDETDVTVRAVDTVGPDTIALELETPDGFEAEPGQFVLVRATVDGEELSRYYTLSSPDVEDTFEITVGVDPDGDLSPWLANRQVGDEITIEGPFGEVYYEGEESVVVFAGGPGVGPAVGLGEAAASAGGDVSIVYRDDEPAHEERLSTLSNGGAHVAIVGDGALDDAVAEVADDGQVYVFGFQAFVEDVRDAIEAAGGDFEAAKVESFG, encoded by the coding sequence ATGGACGAGACAGACGTAACGGTTCGTGCAGTCGACACCGTCGGTCCCGACACAATCGCGCTGGAACTGGAGACGCCCGATGGGTTCGAGGCCGAGCCCGGTCAGTTCGTGCTCGTCAGAGCAACTGTCGACGGCGAGGAGCTCTCGCGGTACTACACCCTCTCCTCGCCCGATGTCGAGGACACGTTCGAGATCACGGTCGGCGTCGACCCGGACGGCGACCTCTCGCCGTGGCTCGCCAACCGGCAGGTCGGTGACGAGATCACGATCGAAGGTCCCTTCGGTGAAGTCTACTACGAAGGCGAGGAAAGCGTCGTCGTGTTCGCCGGCGGTCCCGGCGTCGGTCCCGCAGTCGGGCTGGGCGAGGCAGCGGCGAGCGCGGGCGGCGACGTGTCGATCGTCTACCGCGACGACGAACCGGCCCACGAGGAGCGCCTCTCGACGCTCTCGAACGGCGGCGCACACGTCGCTATCGTCGGCGACGGCGCGCTCGACGACGCCGTCGCGGAGGTCGCCGACGACGGGCAGGTCTACGTGTTCGGCTTTCAGGCGTTCGTCGAGGACGTGCGCGACGCGATCGAGGCGGCCGGCGGCGACTTCGAGGCCGCAAAAGTCGAGAGCTTCGGGTAG